The following DNA comes from Terriglobia bacterium.
GGTGCCGGCGGCTTTCGCGCTGGGATAAATCGGCCGCATATACGGTCGCATCAATCCGGTGCGCCCCTGCGCTTCATGGACAGTCGCGACTCCCAGTTCGCCGAGCGTCTTCACTGCGCCGCCTTCGGCGCGATTCACACTTCGAACAACTGTTGGTTTCATAAGTCCTTATTCATCCTTCTAACCATCTGACATTACAGAAGTAAGCGCAATTCGATGAGGATTTGCTTACTGCGGGCAAAAATCTGTCATATCATTATTGTCGGCGTAGTGGCATTCCGGGCTGTCAAAGGTAAGAATATGCCACACGTCAACGCGCGTTCGCATAAGAAAAAATATAAATGAAACGATGAGCGCGCATTTTCATGAGAGGAGTTGTGATGGGAAATTCTGCAGCGCCCGCAAGCCTTGCAGCGGAAGCCTACGAGTTCGTCAAACAGCGGATCCTCCAGGGCGAGCTCCCGTTGGGGCAGGTTATTTCACGCCGGAAAATCGCAGCCGAACTGGGGATGAGTTTTCTGCCCGTCTCGGAAGCCCTTCTCCGGCTGGAGTTCGAAGGTCTTCTCGAAAGCCGGCCACGGGCCGGAACGCGTGTGCGTATACCTTCGCGCGACGACGTACGCGGACACTATATCGTTCGCGAAGCGCTCGAAGTGCAGGCATCCATGCTGTTCGCCGCGGCAGCCACCGCGGAAGACCGCAGCGAGCTGCAGAAGTTTGCAGCTCGTGTCGATGCCATGTCCGTATCGGAACAATCGCTGTACCTTCCGGCGCACGAGAAATTGCATCGGCGCATCGCTGAAGGCGCCCGCTGCATCGCTCTGAGCCTTGCCATCGAGAAAACCCACGCTCTGGCGTCCACCTGGTTTTGCATCGTCCGGCAACCCTCCGATGAATTGATGCCGCGCCGCCACCAGGCGCTGGTCGAAGTGCTGGTTGCCGGCACGCCGCTCGAAGCTGCGGAAGCCATGAGACAGCATGTGACGCAGGGTATGGAAAACACGCTGAATCGGCTGAAACCTTATTTCCGCATCCGGAAGGCGTATGGCAAGACGTTTTTCAGGAGCGAGAAAAGGCAAAAACGACAGCTTATCGATCCATCTGCTTTGAATTAAGCCCGGTATCCATTAAGATTCCATCTCTTGGAATCCTGAGGTCCTGGGTTTTCCAGAGTGGTCTTACAATCGGTTATACCGGGGAAGCGATATAATGTCAGAGCAAGTTCCCGAGGTTTTTGCTGCGTTTGAATGCGCTGTCTGTCACGCAACTGATCCTGCCTGGACTTCATCAAATCATTCCGACTATCTGTTCGGCAGTCCCGGCCGGCTGATCTGCCGGGGCTGCAGCACAGTCTTTCCGGTTCGCAACGGTTACCTGGACCTCCATCCCGGTGATCCGGAGCCGGTTCCGCCGATTCAGCTGCTGATGCAATCCGCGCCGATCGTCGCGTTATACGAGGGAATCTGGCGGCCGATCGGTTACTTCATCGCCAGCAAGCACTCCTTTCCTAAAGACGTCGATCGGATTGCTTCTCTTATTCAACGCCGCCATGGTTTGATCCTCGATCTGGCGTGCGGCCCCGGAAACTTTACGCGGCGCATCGCGCGGCTCGCTCCGAAGTCAACTGTGGTGGGTTTCGATCTCTCGCCGCAAATGCTGGAACGCGCGGTCCGGCTGACAAAGAAAGAGGGCCTCACCAACGTGTACTACATGAGAGGAAGCGCCCTCTCGCTGCCGTTCAAAGCGGAAGCTTTCGACGCCGTAACATGCTGCGGCGCCCTTCAATTGTTCAGAGACCAGGATCAGGCCGTCGGGGAGATCGCGCGGGTGTTGAAGGTACAGGGTGATTTCGTTTGCCAGACGACGCTGGGTCCACGCAAACCACCGTTTTTTATCCGCATGGCGGATCGAACGCTCAAATTCGGTTATTTCTATCTGGACGACTTGAAGGATCGGCTCTATCGTTTCAACTTCGATCTCAAGGCCGAAGAAAAGTCCTATATCAACTATATCTTCAGAGCGGCGAAGTCCGGCTAGTAGACCACTGTCGCTTTTCCCGGTTCCAATTTGATCTCCT
Coding sequences within:
- a CDS encoding GntR family transcriptional regulator codes for the protein MGNSAAPASLAAEAYEFVKQRILQGELPLGQVISRRKIAAELGMSFLPVSEALLRLEFEGLLESRPRAGTRVRIPSRDDVRGHYIVREALEVQASMLFAAAATAEDRSELQKFAARVDAMSVSEQSLYLPAHEKLHRRIAEGARCIALSLAIEKTHALASTWFCIVRQPSDELMPRRHQALVEVLVAGTPLEAAEAMRQHVTQGMENTLNRLKPYFRIRKAYGKTFFRSEKRQKRQLIDPSALN
- a CDS encoding class I SAM-dependent methyltransferase, which gives rise to MSEQVPEVFAAFECAVCHATDPAWTSSNHSDYLFGSPGRLICRGCSTVFPVRNGYLDLHPGDPEPVPPIQLLMQSAPIVALYEGIWRPIGYFIASKHSFPKDVDRIASLIQRRHGLILDLACGPGNFTRRIARLAPKSTVVGFDLSPQMLERAVRLTKKEGLTNVYYMRGSALSLPFKAEAFDAVTCCGALQLFRDQDQAVGEIARVLKVQGDFVCQTTLGPRKPPFFIRMADRTLKFGYFYLDDLKDRLYRFNFDLKAEEKSYINYIFRAAKSG